The nucleotide sequence TGCGTTAGTTTAGAACTGTCTGTGTTCATTTTGAGCTTATGTTACTAACTTATTACAGTTGTTCATTTAAAGTAGAGTGGGGTAAAGAATAAAACaatcatatataataaatatcgaaCTTTATTTAGTATATGTAACAACAATGGGACACAATTTGATCTAAAAAAtcatgtaacaaaaataaattcaaaatgaacATACTTCCGAATACCACTTTTTGCTAATAGCACAATTTTGATTTACACAATGTGGGCATCTATTCAAGAATTTACTCGACACTGGAATCTTTTCCTTCAAATGTTTCTTAACAATGTCATAAAGAGCTTCTATGAATAGAGGATGGTCATTAGGTGCTGGTACTCTATGTATTATCTCGACTCCAATCTaaaacatgataaaaaaataatggtcAATTATTGGGCTTATATGGAATGGAATTTATTGCACATATTGAGGTATATgtgtagaaaaattataattttatagttgaTGTAGTTAATCATTAGTGGTTGTtgccaaattaaaaaaaaattagattcatACAGgcttatttgattatttagagtGTAGGACCAATcattgaatatataagaattggaAATTTTCCGGTTTTTGACTAGAAAATGGTGAATATGAGTTGATGGTAAGAGTAATTGGATCATAacttatatattcttatttttttttccaagttttccaaataagatattttcattttttcaagtgaAATCTTTGTTTTGAACAAATGATAGTTTTGTAGAAGTTTACATATCCAAATACTAAGATTTTATCTAACCACAAAGAAAAAAGCATCTAGAAGTAagaaaaatttgacattaaaatCACATACTTTAGTTTCTATTGTCTCTGAAGAGGTTTAGTTTTTTATACAGTATCAACCTTTTTTTAATGatgtatttcaaaaagtatttcCTCAACCTTCACAGCGCATAATTCACAGATATATTGTTAAAATAGAaacttgaaagaaaaaaacCTACATCTTTCATAGTCTCAaagtaattgaataatttgacGTTTGCGTCAAGGGAAGTTTGAAACTGAatagttttccagaaaataAGATTTTCCATCAGATATAAGTTTTTTGAgcttgaaattatataaaaaaagtattctaAGCAGAGACTCACAAAATTGAAAGCAAAAGTATCGAGGCTATAAATTCTctaaactcatttttatttttatacagtattttatatttttttattttacacaataaaatattgtaccAAACCAGAATTTTGTTGTCTCTATTAGCAGAgactaataattaataaaaatcaaggTTTATAACTCTCTActtaaaatttagatttttctaaattctgaCTATTTCTAAGAACTTTCCATACTTCATGCCGCAAGTTGTTTTTATacccaaaattttttgatagttttttcaaaatattttagaacacCCTATAATAGTCAACGAATACATAATCATAAAGGTAAAGCAAGGAAAAAAGTATACTGTGAATTCAATGATTTTGTAAGATAAACTTGTTGATTTTGTTCAAGACATCAATTCAATTTCagtatttgtacaaaatatgaaaataaccAACCTTTTTTGCTAAGTCTTGACAATACTCAATATCTAACTCATGGAGAGTTTCAATGTGTTCATTAACGAATGCAATAGGAActacaataaaagtttttcttccttGTTTGACATAATCTTCAATCGCCTCATCAGTCATTGGTCCTAGCCACTTCAAAGGACCCACTTTTGATTGCCATACTAGTTGATATGGTTGGGGCAAGTCCAATTCTTTCATTACTTGATGAACAGTGGCTCCAACTTCTGATGGGTAAGGATCTCCACGATTTACAGCCTGAAATCACTTTCAAATACCTAAACAATCTTACTATGTTAGGTTTACTTACTTTCAGAGGCAATGAGTGtgcagaaaataaaataatggctTCTTTTCTCTTACTTTCTGGAATTTTATCAagttcttttttaatattttcagcaAAGCACTTGGCCAATGATGAATTAATTGGCCATCTATCGATAATAGACAATTTCATACCATTAGAAATGCCCCTAAAAATCATATATATCATTAGACAGTcttaaaatacaaaatgaactcacttcttcttcaaatatcggtaaatttcattaaaactaGAACCTGTTGTTGCACAACTGTATTGTGGATACTGAGAAAATATTACAGTATGTTCAACTCCAtctctaaaagaaaaatgtgtttgtataatgaaaaatcgggttattttatatttctaaccTTTCTATTTCTGTAAAAGCGTCTTCTGAAAATGGTGGTACATATCTGAAGGCAACATAAGGTTTATGAGGGGCAGATTCGGGACAACATTCATCTAACTTATCACATAAAAGTTTACCCTGCAATTTTGTCCACTTCAAAATCGGCGAGCCACCTCCTATTTCTTTATACTTTTTCTGTACTTCTGGAGTTCTTCGTTTAGCTATCCAAGGTCCTAACTTactaaagaataaaaaaaatttatcaccaTTTCTTACATTTCATATGACCTACTTTTGAGCTATGGGTAGCTGTATCATATCTGTATCAGTCATTATTCGTTTCAAATAATCGTGCACTTGGTCTGTGTTTTCTGGACCACCCATATTAACTAAAACAATTCCagtttttggttttgttatagTTGTAGAATAGTCTCTCAACCATGCTGGTATTTGTCCTAAAAAGTACCTATTTCTAGCAAACATTTTCTCGTAAAAATTGGTATTTATACTTAGTGCACTTGTAGAACGTGGTAACATCATGACTCTTTacttttcaattcaaaattagaGCAATTATAGctgtttatttaatttgatgtaTAAATCATTGCATACTTACAAACCATAGATATAGAAAATATGGTCTCTTACCTAATAGCCTTGTTTcgtatttaataataactttcgTTAAATATGTAACATTATTCAATgtgttacatataaaaaatttcaaatactatttttatttgtttttaaagtaCGATTAACATTTAAGAGAAAGATAGCTAACTCTCATAGATCTATGAGTAATGTATATTGCCTATAGCACAAAACATATCCTTCCGGTATGTTATATTGCCTAcagtttcaaattttattaattataaaatattttaaataaatctcaaatACACAAAGAtgtattttcaaagtaaaaatataggatgtttaataatttaatttcttgtcTACCAAATAAGTATGTTTGATTTAGAAACGactaaataaaagtaaaaatttacaatatacaattaacgagttttattatttaaatgagaCATAAGCAAATTTGTTTGCGCTACTTTTTCACTTGATTCGTGGAATATGATTGATATCATCTTAACAATGAATAAAAGTGATTCACttaaatgtacaaaaattaagaaatccCCATTGAAAGTTGGATTTctataattagtaaataaattaataggtCCTCCTATAAGATTTGAATCTTTATTATGTCATAAGAGATTTTGATatctatataatattattaaaagtctattaagaaaaatttatatttttttctctctggaaaacttcatgaaagaaacaattaaataaattgtaatagaAAGAAAATGCTCAAATTTCTAGTCTAAACTATTCATTTTAAACCTTAAACCGTATTTAAACATACCACAttgatacaaatttatttttctacctttcggtgttatttttcaatttcaccAATGAGTATCATTTTATGTATGTTTCACTTAATCTGCGGTTATTCTATGAATCATTGTAAATGGGTTAcccttatttattttttatcgatttatcaatataatattacATAACACACTATATGTCTTCTAGAAAGGAATTGTGGCCATCATGTGTGAGTAACTATCGTGTAAGTGATTACAAGAAACTATGGTCTGATTATACAGTTCAGATTATCGCATTGGGTCCGGGTTCGGAGCAAATAAATTCGTAAACAAATCATTAGGAGAAATTCTTAATTCTGAACGAAAGTAAAAATGTTTCAGGTGGgagaaatgaagaaagaagGGAGTTACTAAAACAGTCACTTTCTTTGACTGTGACTCGTCTTTACTACGCAAATTTGGGTCAAACGATAACTTTCAGTGTCTTGTATGTGAGTGCATCTGGTGCTAGTACTTTTTTGGATATACTTAAGGATGCATTTTAGGATGCGCTTTTGGATTATTCCTATTGGTAGGTACGcacattttcttcaaatttatcgCAACTTTTCGCTTAAAAAAGCACTCTTCTAAAAaccaaaattgttttgattaaattgattaaaaatttcatttctcacattcttctttcaaatttaaatcgATAAGTTTGAGTACAATAAACTCGATTTTTAAAggaatatatattcaaatttatgaaacaacgaattagtttttatttgttaatgaGACATTTATTTAACATGGACATGAATAGATGCTTCAATGGTATGTATGCCACAACTagacaatatttaatttttgtacaatattaatatttgtttctgATAGTGTCTTGAACTTAATAAAACTTCCTGCTGTTTCTTAAATGTCATGTAAGATGACAAGAATGATAAGAATTTGTATCGAAATGAGGTTCATTGTTTTTGCTTTTGTTTCAActacattgttattttttttaactccttacagatattttttgaatCGATTTATCTGATTGTTCAATctattaattttctaatataccTAATTTATAGTTGTGTTGGATTAATACTAACAagtttttgcatatttttagaGGACATAATCACCTACTCATTCATGatacttttttgaataaatccactgaatgaaagtttgttgtaaatgtaaatgtaatgcttcttttctatttaacaaggaatataaattaaaaagaaaacaatggGAATGCCGATACTTCATCTCTGTTTTATTAATTAACGTCGAGAagaaaaacatacatttttcactttctctatgttttacataaaattgattaaatcaaCTAATGattcattttagaatttttgcATAGTCATTGTTCTATCATGCAACTCCTCTAATTTTTTTCGGTTCTTctatacattaaaattattctaaatttccattcaattatttttattataaaagagaACTGTATctatatgaaaaagtttcaatagaaaattattgaagGGAAACTGAGTATATTATAGGAAATATTCTCTACAGATATTGTCAAAatatacaagttttttttttcgatttaaattcttttatttatctGAAATATTATGCCCTGTCCTAGAATATTTTTTCGTCGTTTATATGTTTATTAGAATCTTCAAAACATTTGTTTAACGTCTACATTTTTGGAGGTATTCTTTAGAAGTGTCTTAGTCCCACAGACTTTTaatggaaattgttttttgttcgAGGAACTCATTCGTCGAATGTTTCGAATATTTTTCTCGTTGTTTTAAGatttaaataacataataaatatttttacagtgagatttttattaattagtagGGAGTCCTCATAAATAGATTTAATTCAATGatgaattattggaaattgATTCACTTATGCTGAAAATTTGCTTATAATTTACTTGTTAATTTCAACTGATATCagcaaaaaatgtattgaagaAATCTCAATCTCTTCGACGAACatgttttcttgata is from Diorhabda carinulata isolate Delta chromosome 1, icDioCari1.1, whole genome shotgun sequence and encodes:
- the LOC130903587 gene encoding ferrochelatase, mitochondrial: MMLPRSTSALRQIPAWLRDYSTTITKPKTGIVLVNMGGPENTDQVHDYLKRIMTDTDMIQLPIAQNKLGPWIAKRRTPEVQKKYKEIGGGSPILKWTKLQGKLLCDKLDECCPESAPHKPYVAFRYVPPFSEDAFTEIERDGVEHTVIFSQYPQYSCATTGSSFNEIYRYLKKKGISNGMKLSIIDRWPINSSLAKCFAENIKKELDKIPESKRKEAIILFSAHSLPLKAVNRGDPYPSEVGATVHQVMKELDLPQPYQLVWQSKVGPLKWLGPMTDEAIEDYVKQGRKTFIVVPIAFVNEHIETLHELDIEYCQDLAKKIGVEIIHRVPAPNDHPLFIEALYDIVKKHLKEKIPVSSKFLNRCPHCVNQNCAISKKWYSEVCSF